The DNA sequence GCACGAAATTGATCAATAATTGTGATAGAGCATTATCTCCTAAACatatacaagaagaacttgaggaGTAGTTTTTAACATTAAAAGAACGTGAAGATCATATCTTATAGTTTACTTAAGGACTAATTGGGCTAACATGTCACTAGTCACTAGTAGGAATGTCAACAAAATTCATACACATAGGTACCCATTGATAAAActcgcaacgggtaggaaatagATATTGAAAATGGATACATATGGATAACGTGTACAAGTATTGTTTATACCCACATGTTAACGAGACAGGTACaagtatcatagtattcgtactCGTGGATACTTGTATCCattatagtttaatttaaattaaaaaaaaatatttaaaaaatattaacatattgattttaaatgagttattttttattaattggttataaatacaatttttttttgtaaatgcTCTAAAcgctatttaaatgagttattttggatttatttgaaatttatgaatgttatggattacattttttttgaatttatggttaaccTATGTTgctaaatattaatttttttataaatacccgcgggtacccatgAATATCTGTGGAGATTAAAAACAAATGTGGGTACCCACATAACAGATACCCACATTGATATAGAGACGACTATTGGgtgaatatttatccaacgggaTATGGGGGAGCTACTACCGTGCCCTACTCACCccattgacatccctagtcGTTGGGCTAACATGTCACTAGTCGTTGGAAGAGAGCATGTCATTGGTTGCTAGGCGTCCAAGACATTGGGCGATGGACCACAAGTCCGTTTCAAAATtcagtttttctatttttaatttaaggcCTATAAATACATAGGCCTACAACAAAAGTAATCACTTTTCAgtcatataatgaattttattttgttaaagagtatattttctttcttcttagCTTAGGCATCAGGTTTTTATCAAAGGCAGGGATTTTGGTGGCAAACTtccttgacttatcaatcttgTTGATTGTGGCATCTATATTatctggttcttatcaaagacaAGGATCTTTATGGTTAATCTACCTTAGACTTATCAATCTCGATTGTGGCATCTTGACTTATCAATCACGGATTGGATTGTGGCGTCTAGACTTATCTATCTTTGATTGTGGCGTATATGTTTTTGACTGGGTTCTTATCAAAAAAGGACCTCTTTGTGTTGAATCTTCCTTGCTTATCAATCTACTAGATTGTAGCGCAttccatctctgtcttatttcGTGTTCTTTATTCTTGATTGTttctttacaaaatatattcatatttaggAAAGATTACATCTTTCTAGTTTGGATCatatcatttggtatttagagcAAGTTTTCTCATTGGGTCGTTGTGAAACATATTCTACTTTATTTAAAAGGCTTTCTGCATATGGGTTGCATTTTCAGGCTACCTCTTCTTCTCAATCCTTCTTCATCAAGGCTCTGTGTGATTCTGATTGGGCCTCTAATATAGATGATAGACATTCCACATATGGTGTTGCCATTTATTTTGGTCCCAACTTGGGATCTTGGTGGTCAAAGAAACAATTGGTGGTAGCACGATCCTCTATAAAAGTTGAATTCTGGTGTTTGGCCAGTGCTGCTGCATAACTTACTTGGATTAAAATTTTGCTTATAGAACTCTCAGTTTCTACTTCCATTCCAACTTTGTAATGTGACAATCAAAGTGTTGTACCTGTCACTCACAACCCTATTCTTCACTTTCGAACAAAGTCTATGGAAATTGACCTTTTTTGTATTAGAGAAAAGGTTTTATCTCAGCAGATTCATGTGCATCATATCCCTATAGCAAATCAATGGACTGATGCGCTCACAAAACCCCTCTCTTTTAATCGGTTATCAGTTCTTGTTCCTATGCTCCAAACTCAATGTAGTGGATTTTTCTTGTATTTCTCCACCTCATTGAGTTTATGGGGGATATTAGTGTATAGGACAACTGGAATAAGTTAGGACAATTTTCAGTATTTTACATCACGTTGTTTACACTTGCTATGCTTTCAGTATATTTCCTTTGCTTTCAGTACACATTCCTACTTCTTTCTATAATGAGGAGTGGCTTTCATTTGTaactgataataaaataatatagagtTTGTTATGGTTCTATTACACTCTGCATCTTTTGTTGTACTTTTGTAATAGTGTTGAATTAGTAGTGTTCGACATTTGTGAGActcctttttttctattttacattCTGTCCTAAGGAAGGATTGCGCCTGGCTTTTCAAGAGCCCAAGTTCAACCCATTTTGGAACCCCCAAGACCCTCTCACACTCACTTACTCTTCATTCTACCACTTTTTATAGAGAACAGTTTCTCCCCCTCCCTTGTAGTGTTGTAAGAGCTCTATTAGGGCATCAGCTTTTGCCTCTCGTAGCTAGTGAGTCGTCCCTGTTCGAAGCTGCCTGAGCTCATATCTCCATGTAAGTAGATCTCAACCTTCCTTCTTCCAATTGTGTGGTGGTGGCCCTGCTTAGGGTTCATTCTTGTAACTCTATTTTGATTCAGGTGTCGATATATTTCAGCTCCTTAATTTGTTCCTGGAGCTATGGTGCTCTTCCTTAAAGTTCAGTTTCGTTTAGCTAAGTCTcattaaggtaagggaagctagggtttcatgttatttctattttatgtgattAGTGTTTTGTGGAATATGAGACAAGATTGGGAAAAATGTTAGTTTTTTGTGTATTTCCAAGTTAGGGGTCCtaatattcatgaaactgtgatatttgacgttattATTCGTATTCTGGAAGTTTCGAGTGGTCATTGGGCGAGTGCCTTGGTCGCTGGCCGACTAtgtatttttctgatatgcgcagttttagtaaaattgattttcccgactcattaaccgttggattgagctcaaatttggaCATGTGtttcataacatgctattttatggttttacTGATTGGATCGTTGATTAGATGTCTGTAGCTtgaaaaatgtgtcaaacattactgcagtgattttggttttgtgataataaattttcttgggaattttggtgtaagaattatggttgtgtgttgtgcttgattgtatggaattgcaggtacttaaatgttggcactcatttatttgggatgaatactattttatgatatatgtatgtcatggtatgcatttataaagtatgagattaaatgaaatcttgttatgttgagtatgaaatggaaaacatgacttgTTTGGTTGGTGGTGGATTGGCATGAGACTTGAATGATTGAGATGACATGTGaaaattgttggtaaaagagtttcaagggaaaatcttggtgatggtggttagtgtataccttgatataggagatgtctagataaaggaaggtatcctgaactctGATAATCGTTCACGCTCACATAGAGCAGAatgatttatgtggtgagaTGGCAGatggcaggaggtcctagtcttgagACATATTAGGCCTaagacattagaggattaaccctgtgtgtggttgggtgataaccccttgcgtctagactctgcagagtttagaaactagtacaggtgcatacttcctttagaatttcGTATCAAGAGTATGATCTAGATATTGAGTTAGAGAGTCCTTTAATTGTTTGCTTTCACATGTTTTGGGTGCTTACTgcttttactctagcttaccctttctctttgtgtctgttctcttctttggcttttttcttttgcgatgatcaccaaatCCTTGGTGTGAGCATATGTGGAGACTCTTGGTGATCGTGATGTTGGCGGGGAGGTTGCGATGTAGTTAGGCTTCCTAGATCCTTTATTGCTCATTGTTGAGCATTTCTTCTTGTgtattgttattttgtagtttctTGCTCTTTGAGCAAATTTCCAGTTTAATCTAATATGTGTTTAGATTCTTTTCATGGCATTGTGTTGTGTCTTTGGGCTTCCATTCCAGTATAATTTGGGATAACTGTAAAAGGTTAATTCTAATATACTTTATGTCAGTGCtctattttatactataaacaTGAGGCGTTCTATAGATTAGAATTATTCTACtaaattgggacgttacaacaTTGCTAACAATGGAGTGTAAGACAATTGGAGTTAGAATGTGCAATGCCTGGTGGAGGAAAATAGAAAAGCCTAGAGTATAGGAGAACAAAAACTTGTGAAttgagatattttaatttttagtaaaaaaaaagtaaaagggaTAAAGAGAATTGAAGAAGAAATCTGAAACTCATGGATATCATATATTCTCccacccatttttttttaattgtgtggATTTGTTATTTGGCTAGGTTAaggtgttttttattttttattttttttattatgagttAATGAGGCGATATAATTCAACATGAGTTCAACCTGGTGACTTGAGTTTATAGtaaattatgttcaattttaACTGTGTCAAAATTAATAATCGTAAAAgatatgtttataaaaaattggtAAACAgctattttaaaacttatatattcttatgtcattataaatttatatttttttaatataaataattcccTGAAAATTGGTGGATATAGATGTGTTTCCTAACtatgtttttgtcttttctaCAACTTTTGAAGACAACTAGTTTTTAAAAATggtatatttgattttaatattttagacgttggaataaaattcaaaatacctCTTATGTTGACTTTAAAACTTtatctaatatatttattttatcttttaaaatcacAATGTACatactaaatattaaaaattagttgtCAGTTATGTCAACGATAAGATGCAAAGTGAAGAAAATCTCTTAAAAGCTCATTTgtgtagaaaaataataaagcaaACTCAAATATAATGTCCATTCATCTAGAagaataaaatgcatattttaaaaCCAGAAGAgaagtaaatttaatttaagtataTTTCAAGAGGGAGCAAATTGCAATTTACTCTTTTATCATTAAGTTtgtttaaacttattttattatgaaaccttaaaacatttatttgagTAAGTTTATAAAAGCATGATTTATTTATAACtcttaggttttttttttttaaattaattgaagaaATTATACCATAAACTTTATCAAACCAAGGCTTGATTAAAAACATGGTTATACTTTGAGTTGGAAGCAGCATGAGGTGATAAGAAGAAAGAGCTTATAATTGGACTTCCAAGTTGACATTTGTTTTGGAAGGCTTGGCCCATCTCTTGAAAATACGTAGCAGACCATCAATATATAATTCATTTCCATGAATTATTATATACACAACTCGGGGAGCAGACTTTCTACTTTATATACAAAATTGTGATAGCAGTGACCAATTTAAACTTTGCAAGAGGGTCCAATATATAGTGATGGAAACTTCTGTCACTCAATTATAAACGAGTTTTGAAGTTTGATAGTGGTGAAAATTTGATCAATCAACCCTGTTCCTCCGTTGACTCAAGCTGTATAAATTTCTTCTCGAACAAATTTGTGTTCAATCCACCCTCCTAAGTGTGTCAGTGTgaggagagaaaaagagagagagatggGAAGAGCTCCTTGTTGTGACAAGGCCAATGTAAAGAAAGGGCCATGGAGTCCTGAAGAAGATGAAAAGCTTAGAGAGTTCATAGAGAAACATGGTACAGGTGGAAACTGGATTTCCCTCCCACATAAAGCTGGTAAGATTTTCTTCCAATTTCAACCCTTTTCCCCCTTATTCTCAAGTTTATTGTTTTAGTTTGTAAACTATGAAGTTTGCAGAGGTTAGGCCTAAGGTTTCAAAATGGTCTGGTATTCCGACCAAACATTAAGGTTTTTGGAGTGTCTGTTGCTCACATTTGTCCATGATTGTCAGTAATATCAAAGAACACATTGAAATCCCAAGTGTGATCACAGTTTAAACCTTTGATTGGAgtgattaattataatatatgttgACATACAGGGTTCTtccaagttcaattttttttcttctatcatGTGTTCCTGATGGTGTTTGATAATTTGTCTCAAACAGGTTTGAAAAGATGTGGGAAAAGTTGCAGACTCAGATGGCTTAATTATCTGAGGCCAAACCTTAAGCATGGGGAGTTTTCTGAAGATGAAGATAGAATAATCTGTACTCTCTTTGGTAGCATTGGAAGCAggtattctttttctttcacttaATTTCAAGTGCTTTTCTTACCTACCTTGGATATACTTGATAGACTAGATGATGAAAGATCATGTATCAGAGTTTGGTTTCACATCTTGGGAATTAAATTGTCAAAGTAGACATGATATTGATTACATGTACTTTTAGATCTGCTACATGTTTCTTTTTTGGGGACTCATTGTGACAAGTGCAGGTGGTCCATAATAGCATCTCAGTTGCCAGGCAGAACTGACAATGATATCAAGAACTACTGGAACACCAagcttaagaaaaaaatgatgggAATAGTGAACCCTTCAGCACTGAAAAAGCCTCACCAAGTTACCACCCTTTCATCCATGCTTCAAAACTCAACACCCTCATCATCCTCCTCCTCATCTTCATTATCACTAAAAAGCAATCACAGCTCAAACCATCAACCCCATGTGGCTTTCACAGGCTCTGAGACCATTTCATATGAAAGTCTTCTGAGTGGAAACTCTTGTTCTACTTTTGAGAACCTTTACCAAGTTAATTGTGGGTTTATGTTGGGGGGTGAAACAAGTTGCAGCTCTTCTTCAGATGGAAgctgcaacaacaacaacaataatcagATGAATCATGTGAAAGGAGCAGAACTTGGATATGTTGGTGTTGGAGGTTTTGGTGACCAAATAGGTGGTCTCAGTTACCTATCTAGTGAGGTGGAAGATACTCAAAAGTTGGTGTGCTCCAATGGTGGTAGGACTAGTGGGTGGACAGGTGAAGAAAGTAAGTTATGGGGGGAAAGTCCATTAGAGTATGGTTTAGAAGAAATTAAACAGCTAATAAGCACAAGTAGTTGCAACAACTTTATGTTTGATGACAGCAAGACAGGGGAAATGGTCATGTACTACTGATGGTGACAGGCTAAGATGAAGAATATTTGAAGGGTAAAAGTGGGGATGGGAAGATTGAGAATTGAAGTTGGTGTATGGTTTTGTGGGAAAGGTAGTGTTTGATTGGCCCACTTAGTTTTTTTACAGTACATGTTGGAAGTTTCCTTTGTATCATTTCCTTGGTGCAGGCATTATTAACCCCACCATCACCATGGATGTGTCCAATAACAAATGAATCACAAAGGAAATGAGGAAGCCTTGTAAAGTAGAGTTCTCCTGAATCCTTCTTCCACCAGATTTAGTAAGAGGATTGCACCACCAATCCACCACTTCTATTGTTTAATATTatgtaacaattttttcttccaaTCATGCACCTTAAAGCACCTTTTTCATTCAGCTTATTCATCACGattttactatattattattattgaatatattttttgtctttaaattattaaaaaaaaaattatttaaaaactaaattataaagtaGGTAGCCCTTGTCTTTTATAATAGTTaatgtaaaacattttttaaataaacaacacataaagattatattttagttactaTATAACTTCACTTGTCACGTAAGAAATACTTcttgttttttgttgttggttgataatgatgttttatattgattttaataacatttaggaactaaatactttataatttagtttttttaagacgaaaaatatttttttaaattaataaatatatatttaattattattattaacataatattatattatattattttattttttaatttcatattttattacaaaaggTAATCTCGATTTAATCCTTGAATTTATAAGACAATATCACGGAAGTCCCTTAGAttagaaaaatgttaaataaatccAAAAGGTTGAAATTTGTTAGTGACCATAACATTTACTGTTGGTTTTGTTATAGACTATAatgataataagttagaaaatttggaaactataataataaattatgtatttttccgatatatttagatttttgttaagaaaattaacGTTTTCGTTATTTCAAAAACTATTATGACAATACTCTATGCATTCAATAACTAAAAGAAACATGTTTTTAAATACTCATTTtcagttaaatttatttaaaataataaaataaaaataaattcattaaattcAGAGCAAAGACTTTCCTGTTTAGACCTTTTGTAGTGTTTCAATAAATCTGTCCAAGAAAATGTAATGTTTAGACCTTTTGTAAGACTAAAATTGGGTCTCCAAAAAAATAACTCAACAATTTTTAAGTGACGCGAGTCCCTGTCTAAAtccttttcattgttttatgaaattaattaacCTAGCAGTGGAGTATTCACAATTAAACTAATTCAGTAAAAAAACgtgtaaaatattatagttgactaattttaaaagaaaaaaaaaactgaattgatttgtatttttaaatgcaaaaaatactaattaatttaatgCACATTGAAAcctaatctatattttaaaagtcaCATTTACTTCACAGTTTTTTCCCACGctattttcatttattcttttatatatactaaaataatttaaatcaaagtatatgtaaatcaatttaattaaaattattgttttttttacatCACGGGTTTCTCAAATATCTTAGACTATAAAAGCTAATATTATTCgtataatactattattatgTGGATTCGGTATTGTAGAGCACAAAGTACTTAAGCTTTAAATTTAAGTATTGATAAATAgttgtattaaatatttaaaaataggttTACCATTTACATAAATTGTTTGATGTGAAATGCTTGATATCCTTTGTTTGATACACACTCAATTATTTAGGgttagattaaaaatttaagacaCACACATCGTCCtcatttaaacaattaaaaaaccCTTTTGTCTAGAATCGCAAACAAATTTGAAAGTGAGGGCAATAATAAAGAAATGGAAGAAGGGGGACAAAGATTTAAAAGATAGTATTTAATTAAAGCATGCATTCCATGAAGAAGGAATAGTTATGGGAGATTAGGCAAAAGCTTCCAAAATATATGGCCATAAGATAATGGTGCCTTGGATAAGTCATCGCTTGGTGGCTGCAACTCATTTGttctcaataaaataaataaaatagtttgttTTCCCAACGATATATGAGTGATGGAAAAGTTGAAGCCAAAAACATGCATTGACCTCTTCACCATTTTTGTGTGCATTCCCACGAGATATGACCCAGAAAATTTAGTGTGCCTTTCGTTTtacatgtaaaaatatttgaaaattggtTTTACATGTAAAGGTCAATATGTAGTGTTTATTATACTACAAACATATTACAAAAGTGTGGGAAAACGTGTAAATAAAAACTATGTTTACTTTCTTGGGTTactttaaaaatagatattgtaGAGATTTGATATTGAcgagtttaaataaatttatatagatATCAAAATATACGCTTTTAACttgatattttaaagtaatatcttttatcctttatatatatatatatatatatatatatatatatatatatatatatatatatatatatatatattattcaatttatttatcttttattgaaTACGAAGAGTCTTAGTTGGTTTGGTCTCAACAATTGACATAAGAGTAATCATTGCGTTCAAAATATTAtcatctattttttaatttgaaattcttttacaattttatttttaaaaaagaagctttaatagattaaaagatgAATATGtatcttcaatttttaaatgacGTGAGATTATTAAAGTACTATAACGATCtctaaaacaaattaaagaaatttttatCTGTTATCGTTCCAACTTCAAATAtgtttgaaataatataatcaatatttgaagtcaaatatttgaattcttaaatttttgtagTCTCAAGAGCAATTTTTTTGACCATGATATCCTcttatgaaattaatttcaaaaatgcttTCCAGCctcacattttcttttcttcatttttttatgaatccAGGTTTCATGTTTCTAATTTCTATGAACACGAGTgaaaatgttgaaaaaaaaaatagtttttctttcttcttctaatAGTTGTTGTACAAAGTAAGTAAGCCACGATGATTTGGTATTTATTTCCTTGCGTAGGTCAATTATTGTATTCTTCACTTTTTAGTATTTGAATTAAACATGGAAGTGGCTGTACTTCAGCTTCTCcataaatattatgatataagtacgtaccaaaagtcaaaggcattgtttttagaaaaaaataaaatgattgaaTCATCATACATATTTCCAAATAATTATTTCTAagctttattatttttaaattaattttaataattaaatataaaaaatttataatatcggaatggtttttaaataattaaatactaaatataaGATGacatatatagttataaattttaatttttattatttttatttttttaaaatagtagaAAAGAAAATGGCAATTAAGCAATcgacttttaaatttattcaatcaaataagataaaaaaatgatttgaatatttttttattatttatcaatttttttaaatagtgaaaaacaaaatagcaTTTAAAGAATcgatttttaatgtttatttaatcaaataagatataaaaaaaattgatttgaatatttgtttattatttttaaatttttttaaatagtaaaaaacaaaatagcatTTAAAGAATCgacttttaaagtttatttaatcaaataagataccaagaaaatatttgaatatttgtatattatttttaatttttttaaatatcaaaaaacaaaatagcaGAATAgacttttaaagtttatttaatcaaataagataaaaaaatgatttgaatatttatttattatttttatatttttttaaatagcaGAAAACAAAATAGCATTTAAAGAATCgacttttaaagtttatttaatcaaatacccaaaaaaaatatttgaatatttaattattatttttgaatagtttgaaacgtaattaaacaattaaatgaaaGGATAGATTTAGTGAATTTTTGTTTACTtgttaaaattacttaaaaaatttgaaattagcaATCACtattagaaatattatatttattaatcaaaatttacatatgaatgaaaattatttgataatatgCAAGAAggaaattatttacaaattttgataTTTCATTTATCAATAGAATTTTCCATTGATAATATTCgttgaaaatatttaacattaatgTTCCTCATAATTTGAAGATTCCTCCTAATTTGAAGATATTGAACATGGctatcattttctcttttttttttaacttggttCTTGttgtgataaaagaaaaaaaactacaaatacTTAGATAAGTAACCAAttttcagagaaaaaaaaagagagccTTAAGTTTAtgattttaggcttaattactattttggtcccctaatttgttggattggttcattttggtcccttTGTTactttttggttcaatttgatcctctAATTCTTGAagaaggttcaatttggtctctgcCGTTAAGTCTACGTTAACACCGTCTCTGTACATGTCatgtgtcattttgtggaatttttaattttttttaaattctttaaattattttttaaaaaaattaaacttccacgtgtcactttatggttgtgacacgtgtcaatttgagattttttatttaaaaataaataaatactgccacgtggcaggtcacgattgtgtcacatgtcaagctaacattggttgttttcaatttagtccctctatttaaaattttgattcaatttagtcccccaattttttaaaatgattcaattttgtcctctctaatttgataccaaattagtaattaagtttaattacaacttatatatacatattaaaataatttttattatatttatagattaaattactccatctaactattcaaattattttttttacatgtatagaaaatttcaagtgtataaaattacaagtgaaaaatgtaagaaatgaaatagcatgagtatttagggagtgatttgatgtataaatggtaaaaaattattttaacatgaatatataaattgtaattaagcttaattattaatttggtctcaaattggagaggacaaaatttaatcattttaaaaaattgggggactaaattgaatcaaaatttcaaatagaggaactaaattgaaaacaacgaatgttagcttgacacgtggcacaatcgtcacctgccacgtggcagtattttttttttaaataaaaaaatctcaaattgacacatgtcacaaccataaagtgacatgtggcagtttatttttttttt is a window from the Vigna unguiculata cultivar IT97K-499-35 chromosome 7, ASM411807v1, whole genome shotgun sequence genome containing:
- the LOC114189524 gene encoding transcription factor RAX2, encoding MGRAPCCDKANVKKGPWSPEEDEKLREFIEKHGTGGNWISLPHKAGLKRCGKSCRLRWLNYLRPNLKHGEFSEDEDRIICTLFGSIGSRWSIIASQLPGRTDNDIKNYWNTKLKKKMMGIVNPSALKKPHQVTTLSSMLQNSTPSSSSSSSSLSLKSNHSSNHQPHVAFTGSETISYESLLSGNSCSTFENLYQVNCGFMLGGETSCSSSSDGSCNNNNNNQMNHVKGAELGYVGVGGFGDQIGGLSYLSSEVEDTQKLVCSNGGRTSGWTGEESKLWGESPLEYGLEEIKQLISTSSCNNFMFDDSKTGEMVMYY